From the Oncorhynchus kisutch isolate 150728-3 linkage group LG27, Okis_V2, whole genome shotgun sequence genome, the window attgttgaaCCAAAAGATTACATGTAACAAAAATTCAATACAAAATTATGTGAAATTGAAtgaaacaataatgtatgttgatgctaatatgatgtACAATATTCTATTATGTTTCTATGCAACAATAGCATCATATATTTAATGTCATATACTATTTTTAAACAGTTTCACAAATTAATTTGAATTAACttaatcattatgacacacccctcactactGTCATTGGTTACACTAATTGCACTGGGGTTCTACATAACCTGGTTAAAGTATTCATGGCATTActctgaggaaggcacagtgatgccaaaacgttggtaaatacccattaaattgctgggagattacacatggagtgtgcgactttctttattttgattaGTTTATAGTTATTGAATGTCTCGCCAGCTTTGATCCATGCCTAGGCCTGCAGGACGCGAAGTTATTTGTCAGATTATCCATTGGGTCGAAACTACACAACATTATGGCTATTAGAAGGGCTATATTATGGCctttataaatattattttggcctttattcagattacaattgctaactttttttaaaaacaaaataatctccaaaatattgttttttaaaaatatatatatatatatgccttcCCGCTGTAGATgtctatttcagcaccgtttcgcgctgctctgagacaagcatgttTACTATGAttacttgtcagactgcacagtagcctaataaacaaatgcaggtggcttatatcttcaaaatgctttcaatgctttattatccaaatataaaagcatatactgtactgtatttctTTATGCTTTCgtcaataaaataatgataaaaatactctttcaaaatgcagatgttgattttagttatggatccataacaaattactatgtGAATAAATATAattgatttacagaaatattggaacaaagttgtctaatgaaggcaaacaatttagaatcctccaatcctcttgtgctgtagcctactcccaaccATTGTGTTGTACAGCGCCATGTTTTCCATTCCATCCTTAAGGAAACCCCGAGGGTCCCGAGGGTTTTGTTTTTCTCTAAATAGAGATACCATAATATTAATAcataatattaatattaataattTCTTACAATCAATCCCAtgtactatgttattacaaaaaaggtttgAAATTCTCTAGTAATGCCAATATGGGAGACTATCAAATGCtcctcaaagatgccctctggtggtcaaactagcactaacttgcATTAACGTAAAACATGTCTGACAATTAAATAACTTGCTATAGAATGCTGCAGCAGCCTGCAAGGTGTGTggcagtatgacgcaacttttaaaggaggaaccactgtatagCTCACTactgaccattccccacattctCTGTTAGGAATATTTTTCCATTATTCGCTTTAAAGCGTGTTAGTTTCGGTGGGAAACCTCTGTGTGGACAAAGCACATTCCTCTGTGAAATTTGGAGAGGGATGTTCTCTctccttgatttacaacagggtgtGAGGTGTCAAcccccccaccagctccctcCACTTTTCTGTGGGTGAGAGAGGGTCTGGTTACTGTCTGATCTGACCCTTTcagatcctcacaggacagtcatgacagtaTTTAGTCATTTCGCTGTGTACTAGAGGCCACCAAAATAGAGCTCCTTCAGCAAAAATATGTAGAACCCTGTAGTTTTTCTATTTGGCTGGCTACTCTAGGCCTACTGATTTGAGTAAAGTGTTGACAATGGAGTAGTCAACTGCTGCTTTCTGTGTAGCAAAGCCCATGTTTAACACCTGCCTCATTCTTCCATCCTACCTGTAGGTTTATTCATGGGTGCGTGACTTTGTGTAAAAGTGGTGCTGCACAAACcattttcctgcaattctatattGTTTCGCAACAGGGAATCCATGTTTAGTTGACAGAACATAGTCCATTTTCTTAGGTTTATGCCACGATAAACTAAATTGAAAGAGTAAACAAGATTGAGTCTTTGCCACAATAAATACAATTGAAAGGGTAGATTAGATTTGTTTTTCTGACTAGATTACTAATCTACCACCTTCCACCCACAGTGATTGATTGACCGGTCTAAAACCCTACCAACTGTAAATATGACTTGAATCTCAAGAGAAGATCACTTTTTTTTAACATTAAATCTGTCTTACTTAGAAAATAGTCCTGatcatatatactgaacaaaaatataaacgcaacgccCCATctttcatgacctgaaataaaagatagtagaaatgttccatacgcacacatttgtttacatccctgtaagtgagcatttctcctttgccacacctgtcaggtggatcgaTTTAtctagaagctgattaaatagcttGATCATTACATGGGTGcgccttgtgctgtggacaataaaaggacactctaaaatgtgcagttttgtcacaccacacaatttgagaatttggcaatacggcCTACCGGCCTAACAATCGCTGACCATTTATAAacaccagtccaggacctccacatctggctttttTACCTGCGGGATCtctgagaccagccacacggacagctgatgaaatggaggagtatttctgtctgtaattaagcccttttgtgggggaaaactaaaCTGATTGGccgggcctggctccccagtgggtgggcctatgccctcccaggcacacccatggctgcgccccagCCCAGTTGTGTGAAATCcaaagattagggcctaattaattaatttcaattgactgagttccttatatgaactgtaactcagtaaaatcgttgaaattgttacatttatatttttgttcggtatagGTCTAGATGTAATCCAAAACAACTAACACACTGAATTCATAAATGTTAAGTCATTTTAATTGCAGTCATCTCTTTCTACTCAATACCACAACTAATTACCAATTTGGGAGGTAAAGTTAAAGTATCCAATAGCTGTCTGTTTTCAAGGCATCATAATGTACCAGAGGCTACCAAAATAAAGCTAATTCTGCAGTTTATTGTGGGGGCATGCCCCCCCGGACCCCTGAGCCAGAATATGAGAGCAGAGGAATTGTTGGAAAACACACTCATCGCTCACGGAGTGGTCTTTGCGCACCTCTCCGGCGCTCAACGTCCTTTTCCACTTCCCCAAAAATAGCTCAGTGCTCACAGGAAAGAAAAATGCAGCTCTAAATTAGCTCcgttcatttttttgttgttgcttgaaAAGATAATTTAACAAACACCCCATCTACTTTTGTGACTATGtaccatttggttttgaagtaGGCTATTTTAAGAAGCTTCAACATTTCAACCTCAAGTCGTAGGCTGTTAAACAAGGACCTACCTGGAGGACCAGGTAGGTCCTTTAACagtgttaaaaaaaacaaatagcTTTTTCTCTACTCTATTGATTATCAGATACTTCAGTTGTAACTGGCTCTGTGGCGATTTCCAACGTACAGTTGATAGACAACTTAGAAACTGctaaactattttttttaaataaatacaacagAATAGGCCTAATTTAAAAGAACAATGATGAAGGAAATGAAACATGCTGTGCAGAGCATGCCCAGAGCTCCTGGCTGAGCAGGACCGGAGCGAAAGAGAAGGCAGACGCTCGGCCCGCTCCACTCCATTCACATCCTCTGGCCCATGCCCGGAATTCCCTTGCTGGCTACTTTTTCTATTTGGCTGGCTACTCCATGTTCTGCTTTTGGCTGACTGGAAATACTAACTCCACCAGAACCTGCTACGTAAAACTAATGTGGGCATCTCTGTACATTTGTTTTTCAGATGGGTCTGAGGAGCCAGATCCAGGAGAAGACCAGCGACGGGAGGGAGATGCTTCCGCAGCCACAGAGGGACACTCTGGCTCTCAAGCAGGTAGTAGGAGAGGACTATAGCAAATAGCTGTCATAGTTCAACATCTAGCAACTACACAGGACACCATGACTTTGACATTATACACTTAATATTTGTTTTACAATCGATGAGTTTCCTCAACACTTCTTGACAGTAACTCTTTTTACTCAATGTGTGACAACTTGCTCTCTTGCCCAACTGCTTCCCTTAGCTCCCagagaggcaggagacgaggcTAAGAACAAGCCAATGCCAGATGCTAAGGTTGCAAGGGtgcctggagaggaggaggaggacacagacAGCATGGACGGCAGTGGCCTCTACTCGCTGACCGAGgaaggggagcgagagagcgagggaggtagaagagagagagtgaatgagagggATGCAGGAAAGCGGGCCGCCAGAAAGAGGAACCGCCCGAGTGGTGGCACCGCCCACCACCCCTCCAGCTCTGACGAGGATGACGatgatgaggaagaagaggaagatcaagaggaggaagaggacgagcAGGCCATGGACTCGTGGTTGGGGGCGGAGCTGCGTGACCTCAGCAGGCCGTCATGGCGGGCGGTGCCCTCCCTGAAGTCGAGGGAGATTGGCCGGGGCTCGCACCAGTTTGTGAGGCGTGTGTGTGGTGCACGAGGCTTGGTCCAGAGGCTGGAGCTCCAGGGGCGCCTGGAGAGACACACTGGCTGTGTGAACACCCTGCACTTCAACCCCTCAGGCACACGCCTGGCCTCCGGCAGTGATGACCTGCGGGTGGTAGTGTGGGACTGGGCTCGTCGCCGTGCTGAGCTCGAGTTTGACAGCGGGCATAAGAGCAACGTCTTTCAGGTTAGGGGAGAGGACAATCAGGCTAGGATAGGATGGGATTGTAGAAAAGGGCAACATTTCTTGTGTTGTTGACAGACAGCCATTTAACAAGTCATTGTAAAATGAGAAAGGTAAGCTATAAATGTGGTAGGGGACTTTTGAGAGATGTTGAAATGTACCTTTCTTCCTCCCCAGGCAAAGTTCCTGCCACACAGTGGAGACTCCACCCTGGCCATGTGTGCCCGGGACGGTCAGATCAGAGTGGCTGAGCTCTCTGCCACTCAGCGCTGCAAGAACACCAAGAGAGTGGCTCAGCATAAAGGGGCAGCACACAAGGTATGGAGacctggggcagcagggtagcctagtggttagagcattggactagtaaccggaaggttgtgagttcaaacccccgagctgacaaggtacaaatctgacgttctgcccctgaacaggcagttaacccactgttcctaggccgtcattgaaaataagaatttgttcttaactgacttgcctagttaaataaaggtaaaaaaataaaataaaaatgtgtataCCTCAGGAGTGTGGTTGTATTCGTGATAATGAGTTTCAACATTTGTCCAAGAAGCCAGACTTCAGTTTGCGGCTCAAATGAAACCCTATTCTACATATATTAAATAACTTTTGACCACCAGAACCCTACAaggagtgtataaaacattactAAGAACATCTTTCTAATATAGAGTTGTTCCCAcccttgccctcagaacagcctcaattcgtcaggacatggactctaaaggtgtcaaaagcattccacagggatgctggcccatgttgactccaatgctttccacagttgtgtcaagttggctggatgtcctttgggtggtagaacattcttgatacacacttgAAACTGTTGAGCtcgaaaaacccagcagcgttgcagttcttgacacaaaccggtgcgcctggcacctactaccataccttgttcaaaggcacatcttttgtcttgcccattcaccctctgaatgacacacatacataatcaatttctcaattgtttcaaggcttaaaaatccttctttaacctgtctcctcccttcaactatactgattgaagtgggtttaacaagtgacatcaagagggatcatagctttcacctggtcagtctatgtcatggaaagagcaggtgttcttaatgttttgtacactcagtgtatggcagctttggtcaaaagtagggcacaatCTGGGGAACTGTTTGTCATTTGAGATGCAGTAGTTCTAAGCCTTTTTAAGCAGAGACCTGAGGTGATTTAAGTGTGTTGTGTttattctgtctgtgtgtcagctGGCCCTGGAGCCAGACTCTCCCTGCTCCTTCCTGTCGGCTGGGGAGGACGCCATAGTGTTTGCCATCGACCTGCGCCTCGACCGGCCTGCCAAGTGAGTGATAACGCCTTAATGCAAGATCACTTGGACATTACTGTACTAAGGTCATTCGTTttccctgaccatgtgaccagacCATGAATAACTCCAGGCCCAATGTATAACATAACAGCCGTTTAACCCTTTACCCACTTTGTTTTACTCTTTTCCTTTTCTCTCAGTAAACTGGTGGTGGTGAAGGAGGGGGATAAGAAAGTGGGGTTGTACACCATATTTGTGAACCCTGTCAACACACACCACTTTGCTGTGGGTGGGAGAGATCAGTATGTTAGGTGAGACTCAAATCCCTTTTATATGTGTATCGTAAAGCAGAGAAAGTGCATTCTTTGGATTCTGCACATTCTTACTAtgttctctctcttacctctcctcATCTTCAACCTTTTTAGGATATATGACCAGAGGAAGATTAATGAGAATGAAAATAATGGCGTACTGAAGAAGTTCTGTCCATCTCACCTGGTATCCAGCGAGTCCAAAACGAACATTACCTGCTTAGTGTACAGTCATGATGGCACAGGTAAAGCACATGACTCAAACACATTTTTATTCACAAGTCTGAGGTCTTCTGACTCTTGCTGTTATGACTGTCCTCATGTCTGTTCTCCCCATTAGTGATcatgtctctctcggtctgtctgttcAGAGCTCCTGACTAGTTACAACGATGAGGATATCTACTTGTTTGACTCCAGCCACAGTGACGGTGCAGACTACCGCAGGAGATACAAGGGCCATCGCAACAACGCTACGGGTACTGGGGGACAAAAGGGGAAGGAATGATTATGAACTAGTTAATTATAAGTAAAGAAAACAGCAACatatacaccggataggtgcagtgaaatttGTTATTTTTACAGGTCAGCCATTGTAGTACGAAGCCCCTGGTGCAAATTAGATCTATGTGCCTCGCTctagggcacattgacagatttttcatcttgtcggctcgggtattcgCACCAGCGACCTTTtgcttactggcccaacgctctaacctctggACCTCTCTATTTCTCCGTTTCACAGTGAAAGGGGTGAACTTCTATGGCCCTAGCAGTGAGTTTGTGATCAGTGGCAGTGACTGTGGACACATCTACCTGTGGGACAAGGTCTCCGCTCGCATTGTCCAGTTCATGGAGGGAGACcgaggaggagtggtgagagagggaaggagggatggtggGTGGGAAGCTGTGTGCGGTGCTTGAAGAAGCTGGCGAGCGCAAGCAACACTCTCAAACAAAATTGTACAGTGTCAGTTTCACTCATTCATCTCAATCTGTCACTTCACACTTTGTCTCATCCTCTGTTCCCAGGTCAACTGCCTGGAGCCCCACCCTCACCTCCCAGGTCTGGCCACCAGTGGTCTGGATCATGACGTTAAACTGTGGTCCCCCACTGCCGAGAATCTCACAGGGCTCAAGGGCCTCAAAGACGTACGGTTCATACCATTCTATCCACACAAACCACAACATATCACCAATATCCCAAACATTCCCACGACATATAGGCTTGATggcgccgaagaacatggctgacgttttacattctcccaaccaattgtgctagtttatttattttttttgcgttttgtgtaacttattttttttcttattgtgtacataatgttgctgctaccgtctcttatgatcCTTTAACaagtccgacgagaaggatatcctgctttcactggaacaggcccagattcccaccttttgcgtgaagaaaagatgcCTGAAAAGGgcagccttctgagaatccgtaggcgagcgagtaaactcccactgacATCTGTTCTTCTTGttaatgtgcaatcattggaaaataaaattgatgatttacgattatcctaccaacgggacaataAAAACTGTAAcctcttatgtttcaccgagacgatacggacaatatagagctagcgGGATTTTCCATACACCAGGCAGAACAGAGacactacctctggtaagacgaggggtggtagtgtgtcaataacagctggtgcgcgatgtctacaATGAATGAAGTCTCGAGGtatgaggtagagtaccttatgataagctgtagaccacactatctaccaagagttctcatctattatttgtagccgtctatttaccaccacagaacgaagctggcactaagactgctctcaaccaactctaggCAATAAGCatagaagaaaatgctcacccagaagtggAGTGGCGCTCctggtggccggggactttaatgcagacaaacttaaatcagttttacaacatttttaccagcatgtcacatttgcaaccaaagaaaaaaaaatctaagacCATCTTTccttcacacacagagatgcatacaaagctctcccacaccctccatttggcaaatctgaccataattctatcctcctgattcctgcttacaagccaaaACTAAAGCAGCAAGTACCAGTgtctcgctcaatacggaagtggtcagatgctacactacaggactgttttgctagcacagactggaatatgttccaggattcatccaattacattgaggagtacaccacctcagtcatcggcttcatcaataagtgcattgacgacgtcgtccccacagtgactgtatgtacatatcccaactagaagccatggattactggCAACATccacattgagctaaaggctagagctgccgtttTTTTCAatgagcgggagactaatccgcactcttataagaaattccgctatgccctctgacgaaccatcaaacaagaaaAGCGTCAATGCAGGATTAAGAttaaatcctactacaccggctctgacgctcgtcggatgtggcagggcttgaaaactattacggactacaaagggaaacccagacgcaagctgcccagtgacatggccctaccagatgagctaaatgccttttacgctcgcttcaaggcaagcaacactgaagcatgcacgaaagaaccagctgttctggatgactgggtgataatgctctcggtagccaatgtgaacaaaacctttaaacaggtcaacattcacaaagccgcaaggccagatggattaccaggacgtgtactcaaagcatgcgtggaccaactgtcaagtgtcttcactgatattttcaacctctccctgaccgagtctgtaatacctacatgtttcaagcagaccaccatagtccctgtgcccaaggaagcgaaggtaacctgcctagatgattaccgccccatggcactcacgtcggtagccatgaagtgctttgaaaggctggtcatggctcacatcaacagcatcctcccggaaaacctagacccactctaattcgaataccgccccaacaaatcgacagatgatgcaatctcaatcgcactcaacactgccctttctcacctggacaaaaggaacacatatgcGAGaagcttttcattgactacagctcagcgttcaacaccatagtgcccacgaatctcatcactaagctaaggattctgggactaaacacctccctctgcaactggaccctggacttcctgacgggccgaccccaggtggtaacaacacatctgccacgctgatccttaacactggggcccctcggggtgtgtacttagtcccctcctgttttccctgttcacccacgactgcgtggccaaacacgactccaacaccatcattaagtttgctgatgacacaacagtggtaggcctgatcaccaacaacgatgagacgccCTATAGGCAGGAgttcagagaactggcagtgtggtgccaggacaacaacctctccctcaatgtgagcaagacaaaggagctgatcgtggactacaggaaaaggtgggccgaacaggcccccattaccatcgacagggctgtagtggagcgggtcgagagtttcaagttccttggtgttcacatcaccaatgaactatcatggtccaaacataccaagacagtcgtgaagagggcatgacaaaaccttttccccctcaggagacttaaaagatttggcatgggtccccagatcctcaaaaggttctacagct encodes:
- the LOC109871594 gene encoding DDB1- and CUL4-associated factor 8 isoform X2 codes for the protein MAEADDGSEEPDPGEDQRREGDASAATEGHSGSQAAPREAGDEAKNKPMPDAKVARVPGEEEEDTDSMDGSGLYSLTEEGERESEGGRRERVNERDAGKRAARKRNRPSGGTAHHPSSSDEDDDDEEEEEDQEEEEDEQAMDSWLGAELRDLSRPSWRAVPSLKSREIGRGSHQFVRRVCGARGLVQRLELQGRLERHTGCVNTLHFNPSGTRLASGSDDLRVVVWDWARRRAELEFDSGHKSNVFQAKFLPHSGDSTLAMCARDGQIRVAELSATQRCKNTKRVAQHKGAAHKLALEPDSPCSFLSAGEDAIVFAIDLRLDRPANKLVVVKEGDKKVGLYTIFVNPVNTHHFAVGGRDQYVRIYDQRKINENENNGVLKKFCPSHLVSSESKTNITCLVYSHDGTELLTSYNDEDIYLFDSSHSDGADYRRRYKGHRNNATVKGVNFYGPSSEFVISGSDCGHIYLWDKVSARIVQFMEGDRGGVVNCLEPHPHLPGLATSGLDHDVKLWSPTAENLTGLKGLKDVMKKNKRERDEDSVRHGDQYDTQLLWFLMRHMRNRRPQRTRREGAEGDTDESWSSPDSSDEEDGGPDHVQCMSS
- the LOC109871594 gene encoding DDB1- and CUL4-associated factor 8 isoform X1, with the translated sequence MAEADGKSSVLNDGSEEPDPGEDQRREGDASAATEGHSGSQAAPREAGDEAKNKPMPDAKVARVPGEEEEDTDSMDGSGLYSLTEEGERESEGGRRERVNERDAGKRAARKRNRPSGGTAHHPSSSDEDDDDEEEEEDQEEEEDEQAMDSWLGAELRDLSRPSWRAVPSLKSREIGRGSHQFVRRVCGARGLVQRLELQGRLERHTGCVNTLHFNPSGTRLASGSDDLRVVVWDWARRRAELEFDSGHKSNVFQAKFLPHSGDSTLAMCARDGQIRVAELSATQRCKNTKRVAQHKGAAHKLALEPDSPCSFLSAGEDAIVFAIDLRLDRPANKLVVVKEGDKKVGLYTIFVNPVNTHHFAVGGRDQYVRIYDQRKINENENNGVLKKFCPSHLVSSESKTNITCLVYSHDGTELLTSYNDEDIYLFDSSHSDGADYRRRYKGHRNNATVKGVNFYGPSSEFVISGSDCGHIYLWDKVSARIVQFMEGDRGGVVNCLEPHPHLPGLATSGLDHDVKLWSPTAENLTGLKGLKDVMKKNKRERDEDSVRHGDQYDTQLLWFLMRHMRNRRPQRTRREGAEGDTDESWSSPDSSDEEDGGPDHVQCMSS